Proteins encoded in a region of the Bubalus bubalis isolate 160015118507 breed Murrah chromosome 9, NDDB_SH_1, whole genome shotgun sequence genome:
- the LOC123335104 gene encoding neuropeptide Y receptor type 1-like, giving the protein MKSSVDVLEIITCILLILVSFVGNLCLFYSTRKCMTGRLETSFLLIFSLIFVHLIKNLVVNVMKIVYSSGCVLDAAGCKVLRFTAALTTSLAIWFMLHFALFYHQKLYQTVHPLSEPPNPDHQKHSLKVVSALWVTGVAVYLPVLLYTRKSEYLNAGNDTDPLSTNRIHMDCLTDFGNKQVEFYYEEVFLVLIDILPLATLVFVCFWMSFLLSERKKMTYGDIWIGDDDSEIEILRGAKFSILLMWLITPLWISHFILVYFLKGLAACVFFPALLTALSSGFSALSPFLLMLVNYRMKLVSFCDAKEKKRTPPPANVILSPYA; this is encoded by the coding sequence ATGAAGTCCTCTGTGGATGTGCTTGAAATCATCACTTGCATCCTGCTAATCCTTGTGAGCTTTGTCGGAAAcctgtgtttattttattctacAAGGAAGTGTATGACTGGGCGTCTAGAGACATCCTTTCTTCTGATTTTCAGTCTTATATTTGTCCACCTCATTAAGAACCTGGTGGTGAATGTCATGAAAATTGTTTATTCTTCTGGTTGCGTGTTGGATGCAGCTGGCTGCAAAGTTCTGCGCTTCACGGCAGCCCTGACGACATCCCTGGCCATCTGGTTCATGTTACACTTTGCATTGTTCTACCACCAGAAGCTGTACCAGACTGTCCACCCCTTGAGTGAGCCTCCAAACCCGGACCATCAGAAGCATTCCTTAAAGGTGGTTTCTGCACTTTGGGTGACAGGCGTGGCAGTATACCTCCCAGTTTTACTCTATACTAGAAAATCAGAATACCTGAATGCAGGAAATGATACAGACCCCTTGTCAACAAACAGGATTCACATGGATTGCCTAACTGACTTTGGAAACAAGCAAGTAGAGTTTTACTATGAGGAAGTGTTTTTGGTTCTGATTGATATTCTTCCTTTAGCCACCTTAGTCTTTGTCTGTTTCTGGATGTCTTTTCTgctttcagagagaaagaagatgacATATGGTGACATCTGGATTGGAGACGATGATTCAGAAATTGAAATCCTTAGAGGGGCCAAGTTTAGTATTTTATTAATGTGGCTGATCACTCCACTTTGGATTTCTCATTTTATCTTAGTCTATTTCTTGAAAGGCTTGGCAGCCTGTGTCTTTTTTCCAGCTCTTCTCACAGCCCTCTCTTCAGGCTTCTCTGCGCTCAGTCCTTTCCTGCTTATGCTGGTGAATTACAGAATGAAGTTGGTGTCCTTCTGTGATGCCAAAGAGAAAAAACGCACACCACCGCCTGCAAATGTTATTCTCTCTCCATATgcttaa